A single Lactuca sativa cultivar Salinas chromosome 8, Lsat_Salinas_v11, whole genome shotgun sequence DNA region contains:
- the LOC128127905 gene encoding maturase K-like encodes MLKSTSEAKVLEKSNSKFSMDIDNGDNGGPEKIYLPNGKVVYNNSKQTPFLGHNKNFYSQVMSEVSSIIMEIPLSLRLISYLERKGVVKSDNLRSIHSIFSFLEDNFSHLNYVLDILIPYPAHLEILVQALRYWIKDASSLHLLRFFLHECHNWDSLITSNSKKASSSFSKRNHRLFFFLYTSHLCEYESGFLFLRNQSSHLRSTSSGALIERIYFYGKIDHLAEVFARAFQANLWLFKDPFMHYVRYQGKSILGSKGTFLLMNKWKYYFVNFWKSYFYMWSQPGRIYINQLSNHSLDFLGYRSSVRLKPSMVRSQMLENAFIIENAIKKFETIVPIMPLNGSLAKYKFWNALGHPIGKAIWADFSDSDIIDRFGRIYRNLSHYHSGSSKKKKVCIE; translated from the exons atgcttaagagcacaagtGAAGCAAAGGTGCTTGAAAAGTCTAATTCCAAattttccatggacattgataatggtgACAATGGTGGTCCAGAAAAGAtttatcttcccaatggaaagg TCGTGTATAATAATTCTAAACAGACTCCATTTTTGGGGCACAACAAGAATTTTTATTCGCAAGTAATGTCCGAGGTCTCTTCAATCATTATGGAAATTCCATTGTCTCTGCGATTAATATCTTACCTAGAAAGGAAAGGGGTAGTCAAATCCGATAATTTACGATCAATTCattcaatattttcttttttagaGGACAACTTTTCACATTTAAATTATGTATTAGATATACTAATACCTTACCCAGCCCATCTGGAAATCTTGGTTCAGGCTCTTCGCTATTGGATAAAAGATGCTTCCTCTTTGCATTTATTAAGATTCTTTCTCCATGAGTGTCATAATTGGGATAGTCTGATTACTTCAAATTCAAAGAAAGCCAGTTcttctttttcaaaaagaaatcacAGACTATTCTTCTTCCTATATACTTCTCATTTATGTGAATATGaatccggcttcctctttctcCGTAACCAATCTTCTCACTTACGATCAACATCTTCTGGAGCCCTTATTGAACGAATATATTTCTATGGAAAAATAGATCATCTTGCAGAAGTCTTTGCCAGGGCTTTTCAAGCGAATTTATGGTTGTTCAAAGATCCTTTCATGCATTATGTTAGGTATCAAGGAAAATCCATTCTTGGTTCAAAAGGGACGTTTCTTTTGATGAATAAATGGAAATATTACTTTGTCAATTTCTGGAAATCTTATTTTTACATGTGGTCTCAACCAGGAAGGATTTATATAAACCAATTATCCAATCATTCCCTTGACTTTCTGGGTTATCGTTCAAGTGTGCGGCTAAAGCCTTCAATGGTACGCAGTCAAATGCTAGAAAATGCATTTATAATTGAAAATGCTATTAAGAAGTTTGAGACTATTGTTCCAATTATGCCTTTGAATGGATCATTGGCTAAATATAAATTTTGGAATGCATTGGGGCATCCTATTGGTAAGGCGATTTGGGCCGATTTCTCAGATTCTGATATTATTGACCGCTTTGGGCGTATATACAGAAATCTTTCTCATTATCATAGtggatcttcaaaaaaaaaaaaagtttgtatcGAGTAA
- the LOC122195262 gene encoding ATP synthase subunit alpha, chloroplastic, translated as MEYTIVVAETADSPATLQYLAPYTGAALAEYFMYRERHTSIIYDDPSKQAQAYRQMSLLLRRPPGREAYPGDVFYLHSCLLERAAKLSSLLGEGSMTALPIAETQSGDVLAYIPTNVISITDGQIFLSVDLFNAGIRPAINVGISVSRVGSAAQIKAMKQVAGKLKLELAQFAELEAFAQFASDLDKANQNQLAGGQRLRELLKQSQSAPLGVEEQVLIIYTGTNGYLDSLEIGQVRKFLVELRTYLKTNKPQFQEIISSTKTFTEEAEAILKEAIKEQRERFILQEQAA; from the coding sequence ATGGAATATACCATTGTGGTAGCCGAAACGGCGGATTCCCCTGCTACATTACAATACCTCGCTCCTTATACAGGAGCAGCTCTGGCTGAATATTTTATGTACCGTGAACGACACACTTCAATCATTTATGATGATCCCTCTAAACAAGCCCAAGCTTATCGCCAAATGTCTCTTCTATTACGAAGACCGCCTGGGCGCGAAGCTTATCCAGGGGATGTTTTTTATTTACATTCATGCCTTTTGGAAAGAGCTGCTAAATTAAGTTCTCTTTTAGGTGAAGGAAGTATGACCGCTTTACCAATAGCGGAAACCCAATCGGGAGATGTTTTGGCTTATATTCCTACTAATGTCATTTCGATTACTGATGGACAAATATTCTTATCTGTTGATCTATTCAATGCTGGAATCCGACCCGCTATTAATGTGGGGATCTCTGTTTCCAGAGTGGGGTCTGCAGCTCAAATTAAAGCTATGAAACAAGTAGCCGGTAAATTAAAATTGGAACTGGCACAATTCGCAGAATTAGAAGCTTTTGCACAATTTGCTTCTGATCTCGATAAAGCTAATCAGAATCAATTGGCAGGAGGTCAACGCTTACGTGAATTGCTTAAACAATCCCAATCCGCCCCTCTCGGGGTAGAAGAACAGGTACTGATTATTTATACCGGAACAAATGGTTATCTTGATTCATTAGAAATTGGACAGGTAAGGAAATTTCTTGTTGAGTTACGTACTTACTTAAAAACCAATAAACCgcagtttcaagaaataatatcttctaccaagacattcACCGAGGAAGCAGAAGCCATTTTGAAAGAAGCTATTAAGGAACAGAGGGAACGTTTTATACTTCAGGAACAAGCAGCCTAA